The nucleotide window taatgggtgctcgagcacccgaAATGGTCCATGTGGGTCCTCCCCTGAATGATGATGATTCTGAACAAAAAGCGAGTGGAAATCAAGAATCTGGAGGAGTTGAAAATGCAGAAGAGGAGTTTCATTTGGATTTAACGATTATGATATCTTTGTTGGATTCGAAGATATCTTGTCAAAGTGAATCAATTGACAAACACATATTGTATGTAAATAGTTCATTTCCACTTCACAAGTCAAATTTTGCATCCGAatagagttgtggagaggtttaTTTAGAATTCTAGAAGCCCTTAAATATTTCAAGAAGACAATAGAATGTCCTTAGATTATGTAGAATTTTTTAGAGAGGAACCAAAGTGTAAATAGTTTagggacttgtaaagtaattttaaattacacTTTAGTCCTTAAGTTGTAGTATAAATAAATGTGTCATTCATTTGAAACAAGGCATCATTCAAGTGTAAAGCTTTCTTCCAAGTAATACAAAGcgggcttacttgagcttattcgtgagtaagttgtcaagtgccacACGGAATATTAGTAAGACTCTAAGTCAGTGATATGAGGTTCTCTAGGAACGAAAAATTAGTAAGACTCTAAATCCGTGATAGGAAGTTCTCCGGGAACGATATGGATGACAAGATCTCTAAATCCGTGATATGAAGTTCTCCGGAAACGAAATTAGTAAGACTCTAAGTCTGTGATATGAAGTTCTCCAGAAACGATATGGATGACAAGATCTCTAAATCCGTGATATGAAATTTAgcataatttttattaagtttgataaaaaaaaaggaaaaaaaagtttataaaaagaaattcatttttttcattaagtaactttcacatatagccacttAAAAATAGGctaattactctccatagctatagtttgataattacaattcgtacctacatgttatagggaaaGCCACTTTAAAATTGCctaattactctccatagctatagtttgataattacaattcgtacCTACATGTTatagagaggagagaggcgagagagaccaggagagagaggagagaggcgagcgaaaCCGGGAGAGAGCGGAGAGAGGCGAGCTAGAGAGGGCAAAAAGTGGGAGAAaggtgaattatatatatatatcaattagataattgtatattatacatatgtatttgtatatatggcaagcgaaaTTTCATTATGATCCATCACCAAGTGGTGAAAACAGAGGTGATGACAAGATCGTGTTGGGTTTTAGCAAGGTTTGAATGGAAAATAAGAAGAGGAAAAATGGAAAAgtggggaaccaattttggagggaaaatgaaaaatcattgcaaaagtgcaaatgaaaagtcatttctcccatattggtagaagaaaggaaattgttgtccttatattaggaaacacttcctttagttcttaaaaggttaagaagaaggtgcccctcgcgccgtcgtcacTCGGCCTCGgatttgattgataatatttttggacaaaatttatttaatcaatcttgcTAATCTATCAATCCTGTTAatcttttctcttataaattaattcagaatgttagttaaataacataattaatttggcgcaacataatttatttgaaatttgcgTGCAACGGTAATAACGATCTGAATGGACCTGTTCCTTCtgaaaagtcgttacttttcccaaaagaCACAACCTTCTGGAAAAAATGGGTCTGAACAAACGCGTTCCTTGCTGCAAATGACTATAAACAAGAggtcttttttgttttttcaaacactgaattttttttctctttgcatacattttctaacataaacaaaattgtcGATCAACTGAGTGTGTGTgctattgttgttgttcttgcgttcgctgaagttattgaagtttgaggtaccgctacttctctaacaggttaatccgttttatcttgggagaaaTTAATCTGTAACCTTGGGTACAGTgagggattaaatttcttaaggaaacacaatgatttctgtggactcggattaaaaGCATTCTGTCTATTTCATCTTATTTCTGTTTCTTTTTTACTAACTGAATACAAGAGATAACAGATCGTACACAACGCATAGTAGTTTGGTTCATAGTCTTCATATATATACCAGTAGCGAAATTTCATTATGATCCATCACCAATGCAGGTTTTGCATCACTACATTTCATGATTATGTGATAGAGCTTAATACATCTTATTTtggtttcttattcttattacttGTCCTTTGCCATCAGGTCTTGATTACAGAAAATCCCAAGTCCTGTTCACATTTTCTTAGCAATGTTTGTGGTCAGTCTCTCCTACTTGCCTCTCCNGGTCTTTTTCgttttttcaaacactgaattttttttctctctgcatacattttctaacataaacaaaattgtcgatcgactgagtgtgtgtgctcttgttgttgttcttgagttcactgaagttattgaagtttgaggtaccgctacttctctaacaggttaatccgttttatttTGGGAGAAATTAATCTGTAACCTTGGGTACAATgagggattaaatttcttaaggaaacacaatggtttctgtggactcggattaaaaGCATTCTGTCTATTTCATCTTATTTCTGTTTCTTTTTTACTAACTGAATACAAGAGATAACAGATCGTACACAACGCATAGTAGTTTGGTTCATAGTCTTCATATATATACCAGTAGCGAAATTTCATTATGATCCATCACCAATGCAGGTTTTGCATCACTACATTTCATGATTATGTGATAGAGCTTAATACATCTTATTTtggtttcttattcttattacttGTCCTTTGCCATGAGGTCTTGATTACAGAAAATCCCAAGTCCTGTTCACATTTTCTTACCAATGTTTGTGGTCAGTCTCTCCTACTTGCTTCTCCTGTTGTTTCACACCTTCATTCCCCGCTAATATCGTTCTTTTTTGGCTGGTACAGGTTGCCGATTCTGCACAACACAATGAGAATGGTGAAAAAAGTTGAGCTAGGAAAGAATTTTTGAGGAGCGTAGTCTGATGATAGAAATTTAGTTTGTGCACTACAATTATATGCtttaaaattatactatattagATATTCTCTTCGTGAAAACATGTTTCTTGCATCAAGAGTTCTGGTGATATCCCCAGTTAAATATGTAGAATGTTGTTTTGGTGTAGGTTCATTCATCAATATGAGCAtcagatttctcaaaaataagaaCTAGTCAACTTGGCtcgtgtacgcagaccttacctaCCTCGTGAAGGTAGAGAATCTGTTTCTGAAAGACCCACGGTATTTCTCTTCTATATCCACACAAGTGTatttctcttttcatttttgtACATTCAGAGTCTATACACAAACAttcagtttatttatttttcatcacaTAATAACCAATACAAATCAATACACCCTTTTACTCTCAGCTACATTCACTGAGAACAAAGCAGGAAAATCATGAAAcataaaacccaaaaaatgaaaacaatcaaaacaaaacaattacAAACAAGTCAATCAACTCTTTATCAGAATCCCAACAGTATAGATGATCCAACAAAAGCTGCAGCAGAGCCAACAAAGCTCATGACGATCGATGAAGCACCATTCTTCGGAGGAGAAGGAGGTGATGATTCTTGAGAAGGTGCTGGAGTTGGGTTGGTCTCACCTGAGTCAGATGGTGGTGATGGTGCCTCCTCACCAGACGGGGCCGGAGACGGAGGAACTTCATCTACTGATGGGGAAGGAGGGGGAGAAGAAGCTGTTTGGTTGTGGTGACTTCTATCAGCCATGACTACAAGGTACAACTTTTCATTCTTGACACAGTTGTCATGAACACCACTAATGAAGTAGTATGGACCAGAGTGGTTAAACTTAACCACACTGTGTCCATCACTATACTTCTCAATAGGAGAAGCAGTGTTGCAATTGTCAAAATCTGCCTTGTTTACAAGAAGCACTGAGTCTTTATCAGCAGAGTAGTGAAAAGctgccaaaaaaagaagaaggtatCAGAAGTCAGAATCAAATTAAACTTATACATTGTCTAGAGTGAGGTGAATCCACGATCTAGAGTTAGTGGATTCTGAACGAATACGAGAATATATCCTTATAAGTACTATAGGTTTAATCGAACCCTATATTTTTTACATGAAAGATTGAGCCGTCAtgattcatgaacttgaagtaTAGTGAGTATAGTGGTAGAGCTTTAAGATTGAACCATCATGAATCATGGATTTGACTCTTAGAGttctttttatatgtatatgtagTTTGAGCCAAAACTAATGTATTAAAATGAATTTGTAGGACCGTATTAGATCCGCTTCTGACTCAGAGAGATCAATTTTGAAAACAGGACGAGAATAAGAGACACTCCCTAAACAAATATGTGATCTTTTCACAAATAGTCGATCAGATTTActgtttattttttctatacaTAGACTAATATAAAGGACAAAATTGAAATGAATATATAAACTTACATAAAGTGTCACCAATTT belongs to Solanum stenotomum isolate F172 chromosome 1, ASM1918654v1, whole genome shotgun sequence and includes:
- the LOC125874448 gene encoding early nodulin-like protein 1 — translated: MAQITSSRSNRKVFYIFGLVNILMLLQNASCYEFKIGGSGDWSVPMDANANNYNQWAERSRFQIGDTLSFHYSADKDSVLLVNKADFDNCNTASPIEKYSDGHSVVKFNHSGPYYFISGVHDNCVKNEKLYLVVMADRSHHNQTASSPPPSPSVDEVPPSPAPSGEEAPSPPSDSGETNPTPAPSQESSPPSPPKNGASSIVMSFVGSAAAFVGSSILLGF